GCCAGTAGTTGGCATTTGGTTTACCGCTTTGGGTATTTCCACAATGGCATTCAACTTGAACGGTTTCAACTTCAACCAATCGATTATCGACTCACAAGGTCGCGTCATCAACACCTGGGCTGATGTCATCAATCGCGCTAACTTGGGTATGGAAGTAATGCACGAGCGCAACGCTCACAACTTCCCACTCGACTTGGCCGCTGGCGAAACAACTCCTGTGGCTTTGGTTGCTCCTTCTATCAACGGTTAATTTTTAACTCTTGATTGACAAAAAGCGCTCCTAGAAATAGGGGCGCTTTTTGTTTGGGAAAATAGAATTTAATCTCATTTATTCTTGCTTCTATCCGTTATGTGGGTTAAATCTGCTACCTTCATCTTTCTGGCTTTTTCGAGCAGCATCACTCCGTTAAATCAGTTAATTTTTTTGAGTAGGTAAGCGCAAATAAATCTTACCGTTCGTAACATAATGTGTATTCCTGTAATCGCCAGCTTCATCGAATTGCTTCGTTTCACTGGCAATGGCTGTAGATGTTTTTTCGGGCTCATCTACTTAAATCCCGATCGCGTGCTTGGTTGCCGAAGTTTATTCCATCCTTGAATTTTTTATGACTACTATAGAATATAGCCACTAAGTCGATCGAGATACAATGCGACACACTCCCACACGAAATCTCATATCATGGTGTAGGGTTCCCATAATCGGGTTCAGGATATGTTGGACTTGCCGTAGAGTGTTCGCTAGCAGTAGTGCAATTGTATCAATTCCAGAATCTCACCATAGACAAATGTAGCCGATCGGGAGTCGCTCCTCACCGTCCCAAGCACTCTATCTGTAAGGAGAATTTGTATTATGAAAGATGGACAAGAAGTACGCCGCGTCCCCACAGCAGTCATTGCCGGTGTTTGCGGGTTGGCTTTAGTGACTGGAGGGGGCATTGCTTGGTGGACGGCGAACCGTTCGCCAACCTCCACAGACACGAACTCTGCCGCTCCGACAACCGCTCCGGCGCTGTCTCCAAGTCCTGCCCAATCCCCTGCTGTAATTATCCCCGTACCCCTGCCAACTCGGGTGCAAGGGCCTACGGCTCAGACGCCTGCGCCGCAGGTACAGACGCCTGCGCCGCAGATTCAGACGCCGCAGGTTCTGGCGCCACAGGCTCTAGCGCCCAAGTCGCCGCAGCCAAAGCCTCTGCCCCAGAATGCAGGCCAGACAGTCCAAGTCTACTGGGTTAAAGATGCCAACGGCAAATTTCAGGGAGTTCCTACGAAAGTAGCTATCGCACAAGCTGACAAGCCTGAGGCAACTTTACAAGCTGCTTTTAACAGTTTGTTGGCAGGGCCCAAGGATGGAACTGTATCTAGTGAAATTCCTAAGGGGACAAAACTCCGCAGTTTGAGTGTCAAAAATGATGGAGTTTATGTGGATTTGTCTTCCGAATTTACTTCGGGGGGAGGCAGCACTTCGATGACGAGTCGGTTAGGGCAAGTTATCTATACGGCTACGAGTTTAAAACCGAATACCAAGGTTTGGATTTCGGTGGAAGGCAAGCCTTTAGAACTTTTGGGTGGCGAAGGTTTGGAAGTGGCTCAGCCGAGTACCCGCCAAATTTTTGACAAAAATTTTCCTGTGCGCTAACTTTTGATTAGTCATTTGTCATTGGTCAGTTGTCAGTTGTCAGTTGTCAGTTGTCAGTTGTCAGTTGTCAGTAGTCATTGGTCAGTTGTCATTGGTCAGTTGTCATTAGTCAGAATGCTGAAATTAGCAATTTATAACTGATAACTGATAACTGTTGACACTCCCCGCCGTAAAACGAACGGGGATTCTTAAGAAAATAAAGCCTCGGTAGACTTTGATTCGTAACGGCTGTGCTTTCGCAGGATCTAGATAGTCTGGCTTGCCCTGAGCTAAGTCGAAGGGTAAAACTATTCTGCTAGCTTTTACGTCCGATATTCTCCGTACCTTCTGCGTCAGCATTAATTAAATGTGACTCTTTACTCCTTACTTTTCACGGGAGTTCTCGCTCCCGTGAAAAATTACTAAAAGCCTCATTAATTTACAAGTATTTTAAAGTGAAACCCTTGCCTGAGAAGGTTTTCAGAGATGCGGTTAAAAGTAAGATAGCGCAAGTTTTTGCGTTGCTCAAAAAAGTATTGGCGAACAATGTAAACACCGATATTGTAGAGGTTTTTGCTCAGCGGGAACAACTCTCTGAGTGCCCAGAATTCGGCTTTGTCAAAGTTGCGTAATTGGTTTGGGTTGGGGTGAGACTCCTGACTCGCCTCCTATACCTCAGATCACTAACAGCCACGGTGTTTCTAGGAGATTCCGATGATATTGTTGACCTTTGTATCGGAATAATATTTTTTGGAGTGCAGTGCGAGCGTACCGCTCGCTTCGGATCGCAAAGCCAAGCTTCCCGCTCGCTTGCAGGGTATAATTCCGTTGTTACCGGATTTGATATAACTGATGGCTGGGTACCCAGGACTGGGGATTAATGACTAATTTTCAAGGCTTGACAGTCAGGCTAAATGCCCGAAAGTTGAGGGCTTGCTGTTCGATGCGGCTGGCTAGCCGATCGCACACCATAGTACACAGCTCGAAAATTAACTCGTCTTGCACCTTATAATAAGCTGAAGTCCCTTCACTCCGGCGAGTGAGGATGCCAGCTTGGAGCATAAGTTTTAGGTGCTTAGAAACATTGGCTTGACTGGTTTGGGTAGCTTCCACCAACTCTTGCACGCATTTTTCGCCGTCGCGAAGCAAGTTCAAAATTCGTAAACGCATTGGCTCGCTCAGAATACTGAAATATTCAGCAACTTGTTGCACAACCTCTTGCGGGACAGGCTGGGATGACTGCATCAAACTCACCGGAGAGAAGTGATCTCGAAATATTAGCATTTATTCTGTCCATAACAATAAAGTAATGCTTCAATCCGGATTAATTCGCATTAAAACTTGACCGTATTCGACAGGTTGGCCATTTTGCACTAAAATTTCCATCACTTGACCCGACACTTCATCAGCATCAATCTCGTTCATCAGCTTCATCGCTTCGATAATGCAGACTGTCTGGCTGACGCTGATACGATCGCCCACATTCACAAAAGGCGGCTCATCGGGAGCAGCAGCGCGATAAAAGGTTCCTACCATCGGCGAGATAATTGGCACCCATTTGGTATCGACAGGAGCAGGCACCGCAGCAGGCACCGCAGCAGGCGCAGCAGCAGGGGGCTGGGTTCCAGCCGCGGCTAAATTTTGGGCCGCAGCAGGAGGTGGCGCCGCAGTGGGGCTAGCAACAGCCTCCAAGGCGATCGGAGCGACACTCGTCGGTGCTGCGGTAGCAGAGAGCGCAGCAGCATTGCCTGGTTCGGCTAGAATGCCTTTGCGAACAGTAAGTTCAAGCTCCCCACTTTTTAACGTCAGTTCCGAAATGCCTGTTTTGTCCAAAACAGTGAGCAGTTCGCAAAGCTGGTTTAAGTCTAGTTGCACAGCAGATTCAAGGGTAATTGAGAATTGAGCGTAGAAAATTGAGAATTGAAAATCCGGCGAAGCTAGGATACTCCACCGAGTTGGGAGGGAAAGGGAGAGTTGGTAAGCAATGAGTGACAGTGGAATTTTGAGGTGTTGAACTCAGAACTCGCAGCAGACCACTGACAGCTTACAACTCCCTTGTCCTCCATCGTTGCTACTCTCGGCCGAGGTACTTGTCTTCACGAGTATCAATCCGAATCCGTTCTCCAATGGAAATAAACAGAGGCACCATAACTTGAGCTCCGGTGGAGACGATCGCGGGTTTGCTGCCACCGGTGGCAGTATCTCCTTTGACTCCGGGATCGGTTTGTTTCACTTCCAAGACAACAGAGTTGGGCAGTTCCACTTCCATGATTTGCTCGTTCCAGCGCAGAATGCTGACTTCCATCCCTTCATTGAGGTATTTGACGCGATCGCCTATTTGCTTGGCAGTGAGGGTACTTTCCTCGTAAGTTTCCATATCCATAAAGACGAACCGATCGCCCTCTTTATAGGTATGCTGCATCACGTTCTTTTCGAGATTGGCTTGAGGCATAGTCTCGCCGGCCCGGAAAGTTTGTTCTACCACGTTTCCGGTTTGGACATTTTTTAATTTTGTCCGCACAAAAGCTGAGCCTTTTCCTGGCTTGACGTGGAGGAATTCGATAACCCGCCACACGCCGTTATTCCATTCAATTGAAACACCTGTCCGAAAGTCGTTACTGGAAATCATATAAATTTTTGCGGGCAATCCCGTCGCCGCGGGGGCACGGGGGAACTACAGTCAGTCGATTTTAGATTTGGCATTTTAGATTTAAGATGTACTCCACAGATGAATCTGGGAGCTGGAACTAAACTCTAAAATGTTCGATCTCTCCACGACAGGAGTCGGGGAATGGTATCCGTTTTTGAGCGTCCGTCAGCTTAAAGCCGCAGTCTAGCTGACGGCATCAAAAAGCAATTGGCAACTTATTTTACCGTTCAAAGGGAGCAAGTGCTGTAGTCCAAGCTAAAAAGCTGTCTGGGAAACGAAGTTTGACAGCGGAGGCAAGCAATAGAAGGCGATCCCGTGCTGTGGGAAGATAATAGAGGCAATAAAAGTTAAAGTTATGTTGCATTCGTACAATTTGTCGATCGAGACGTGCAAGCGTTGGGTCAAAACCCTCGCTTTAGCAGTCCTGCTGTTCGCGCTCTCCCTGAGTTTCAGTGCAGTCTCCCATGCCAAACGCCCCAGCAGCAGTATGCCTGCTGGGAATGCGATTACCGACGGCCGCGCACTGCTGCGCTACGCTCTACCTCTTGACAATCAGACTGTGCGAGAATTGCAAATCAGTCTCGAAGACATTGGCAACCACATCCGTTCTAAACGTTGGGGGCCCATCAGCAGCGATGTCAGCAAGGCTTCGAGGATTCTCAACTTGCGGGAGTCTGACATTTTAGCGAGTGTTCCCGATGCGAAACAGCCGTCCGCTGAGGCGCTAGTCGTGCGAGTCAAGGAGGGAGTCGCCGAACTGGAAAAGGCTGTTGAGGCTAAAGACAGGGAAAAAGTGATTGACTTGAAAGCCAAAATCCTCGGTTCGGTAGGCGAAATCGAAGAGTTAATGGTGACGGAGTTTCCGTTTGAAGTGCCCGCCAAGTATGCTAATCTGCCTCAACTCAAAGGTCGCGCTACTGTGGCTGTGGAAACCGAAAAGGGAACAATTACTCTGGTGCTTGACGGCTACAGCGCCCCGGTAACTGCTGGTAATTTTGTGGATTTGGTCGATCGAGGTTTTTATGATGGTTTACCATTTATTCGATCGGAAGAATCCTACGTTTTGCAAACCGGAGACCCCGAAGGCAAGGAAGAGGGCTTTATTGACCCCGGTACTGGCAAATACCGCAGTGTGCCTCTGGAAGTGCTGGTTAGAGATGAAAAACAGCCTGTTTACGGGATTACTCTAGAAGATGCGGGACGCTATCGCGACGAGCCTGTTTTGCCTTTTTCGGCTTTCGGTACTGTCGCCATGGCCCGCGCCGAAGCTGAACCAGACAGCGGTTCTTCTCAGTTTTTCTTTTTCTTGTTTGAACCCGAACTTACCCCCGCTGGCTTAAATTTGTTGGACGGTAGGTATGCTGTTTTTGGTTACGTGGTTGAAGGAAAAGAGGTTTTAGAGCAACTGAAGCAGGGAGACAAGATTGTCTCTGCTAAGGTGATTAAAGGTAAGGAAAATTTGGTGCCACCTCAAGTTTGAGCATCGGGCGATCGCAATCGCTGAGTTTCCGAGTTCACAAACAATCACGGCGATTCCCACCGCTGCTTGTCTGAAAAAGCCTGCTTCTGCGGGCTAGAACAAACAAAAACCAAAAAAATGGCGATTGCAATTGCCCGCCAAACAAAATTTAGCCCGCCTCTGCGGGCTAGAAGCAACAAGCATATAGCAGTTCTCACTCATGTGAGGTATTAGCCTGCTCGCTCTCTCAATCCCTCAATCCCCCAATCTAAAATCTAAAATCTAAAATCTAAAATCTCAACCTGTACCTCACCTTTTTGATAAAGGCTATAAATGTAGACGGGGATTGCAGTCGCTGCCACACAAATTTTCGCCTACGGAGGCAGGCCCAAAGCATTAATCAGATTAGTTAAAATTTAATGCAGGTGATTGTTGCCACATACTGAAGGTTGTTATTACATTTATAAAATTGAATGCTCCTATGGCAATTTTAGAGTTTTTATTAGTAATTGGTTTGGGTGGGTTTACCGGATTGTTGGTTGTAAACAATCTGAATGAAAGTAAGCAAAATAAACTCTTAGATGAGGCTTTTTATCAATTGTTGGAAACTCAAAATAGTCAGGTTTCGCTGATTCAATTGGCTGCTAGCGCCAGGGTTGAAGCTGAAGTTGCCCAGCAGTATTTAAATCGACAAGTTAAGATTTTTTCGGCTGTTTTAGAGGTAGATGATGACGGCGATACTTTTTATCGATTTCCGAGGTTGCGCTTGCCGCCCAGTTCTGGTAAGGAATGGTGAAGCAGTGGACAATTGACAGTGGACAATTGACAGAAGATCCCGATCGCTGGTCGTTGCGGTTGACAGGTTGCTTGCGAAAGAGAAGGGTTGAGAGTTAATTTTCCCTCAAGTGTGGCAGATCCAAAGCTTAAGGTAAAGTTTTGTAACAAATTGAGTGTCTGTGCGTAAAAAGTCGATCGACTCTCAGATAGATAAACAGGGAACTTGTTCTCTGCCAAAATCTGAGGTGCAGGATATGCAAAAATTAAAAAAAAGGCTGGAACAAACGGACTGGAGCGGTTTTGTACAAAGCTGTCTGTCCTTGACTGCTTTCACCGTCTTAGGATTTAGCGCGGTTGAACCTGTAAGTGCCGCCAGTCTCCATACTGGTTTCGCTTCCTATGCCATTACCGACCTCGGCCAAACAAATGCCTACGGTATAGCCAATTCCGGACAAGTCCTAGTTAGTAATGGTGTTGCTGGGGTGTGGGACAACGGTCAGATAACTGAAATCAAAGACACCACTTGGGCTTACCAAATGAATAGTTCCGGTCAAGTGGTGGGTCGCTATCTGAGTGAAAATTGGACGGATAATGCCTACGTGTGGGAAAACGGTCAAAGGACAGACCTCGGTTATTTTGGTGGTATCAGCAGTTCAGCCAGTGACATCAATGATGCAGGACAAATAGTTGGTAAGTTTAACACTACCACAGAAAAATTTAATCCCTTTTTGTGGCAAAATGGCGAGATGATTGATCTGGGTACTCTTGGTTTCAATGGAGGAGCCATGGGTATCAACAATCAAGGTCAAGTAGTTGGTTATTCTGGTCTTGCTCTCCATGTAACTCATGCTTTCCAGTGGGAAAATGGCAACATGATTGACTTGGGAACCCTTCCAGGATATAACGGCAGCATTGCTTATGATATCAATGATTCTGGGCAGGCGATCGGCTATTCGTCAAATAGTGCGACTCGGCAAAGTCACGCTACTTTGTGGTCAAACGGTGAAATTTTAGACCTCGGTACTCTTGGTGGTAATATGAGTGCTGCGATCGCCATTAACAACAAAGGACAAGTAGCAGGTTTTGATACGGTTAGTGGCAATGGCGGGGCAAATCATGCTTTCATCTGGGAAGATGGCGAAATGGCTGACCTCAATAGTCTGATTGATCAGGACTCTGGTTGGTTTTTGCAACAAGTAAGTGGCATTAACGATAGCGGTCAAATTGTGGGACAGGGCATTAACCGTGCAACGGGGCAAAGTCATGCTTTTCTCCTCAACCCAATCTGCGGTAGTTCTCAGCGAAATCCTTTATTACCTGATAGTTTTGAGGATGGTTGGCACACTTTTAATAATGTTGTCAGCCGTAAATGGTTCGATCCGCCCACGGCTGCTGGTTTTACTTTCAAAATAGGCGATGCTGTGGCGAATGCTAGCAGCGGCGGAACTGGTGACGGGTGTATTATTGACAAAAGCCCGATCGCATTTACTCCCAATCCCACCGAACCCTCGCTATTCACAAAAATCCTCGGTTTACCCAGCGGCATTGATGCTGACGAATTGTTTAGCGTCGTAGTTGGCGGCAGAGAAATCGGCAAATTCAAGCCTAATGAAGTGGTAGATTTTGTGGCTTTACTCGGTTACGGTGTCTCGGAATTTCGCGTCGCTGGTATCGATGCAGCAATTGATCCAAAAAATCCTTTAGCTTTTCCGATTAAGTTGGAATCTAATCGCGATAAGTTTTCGTTTAAGATGCGGGCTGATTCTGCTGAAGCTGTTCCTGAACCTTCCGAAATTGCGGGTATCGTAACTTCTGCTGCTTTTTTTGCTGGGCTGGTGCTCAAGCGGAAACGGAAATTAGCAGCGATTGGATCGGCGATTGAAATCGGCGATTGAAATCGGCGATTGTCAAACAAAGTCCGCGATTGGATCGGCGATTGAAATCGCTTCTACACGAACAAAGTCCGCCTCCGCGGACTAAGAAATTAGAAATGATTCGGCGATTGAAATCGCTTCTACACGAACAAAGTCCGCCTCCGCGGACTAAGAAATTAGAACTGCATCAATGGTTTGATGCCCGTTATGCAACTGTCAACTGTCAACTGTCAACTGTCAACTGCTATATAATCCCGACTTGTTTAAAAAGTCGGTTTTTTTGTATTCTATTTATTTAGGTTGAATCATACCAAATTCCTTGATATCGAAATTATTCATGTGTGTTTTCTCTTCCTCTGCGCCCTCTGCGGTCTCTGCGGTTAAATAATTCCAAAACAATCATAAACAATAGTAGATAAAATCAAATATAATAGTATCAAATTAATAAAAAATTCTCTATACTATGCTGATTAAAGATATCGGAGAACAAGGTCTTTTAAGAATACTACAAAAATTCTGCCCCGCCGAAATTGTCGGGGATGATTGCGCGGTACTTCCAACAAATCCTCACCAATCTCTGGCGGTGACAACGGATATGTTGGTGGATGGAGTGCATTTTAGCGATCGCACCACAGGCCCTTATTACGCAGGATGGCGGGCGGCGGCGGCGAATTTGTCGGATCTGGCCGCGATGGGTGCAAGACCTCTGGCGGTGACGGTAGGCCTCGCTGTGGCGGCGGATACTGCTGTGGATTGGGTGGAAGAGTTTTATCGGGGGATGACGGCTTGTTTGGAAGTGTATCATACGCCGATCGTCGGTGGGGATGTGGTGCGATCGCCCGTGGTGAGTGTGGCGATTACGGCTTTTGGCCAGGTTGAGGAAAATCGTACCATTTGTCGGTCAAAGGCGCGATCGAATTGGGCGATTGTGGCGACTGGGTTTCACGGAGCGTCCCGCGCGGGATTAGAATTATTGTTGAATCCAGAATTCGGGCAGAATCTGGAAAAGGGCGATCGAGATTTTCTCATTCTCGCTCATCAGCGGCCTAAACCGAGGCTTGATGTTTTGCCCATTTTGTGGGAAATTTTAGATGCTGCGGGTGCGATGGAACCCCCCCTCAGTCCCCCCCTTGCTAAGGGGGGGAAGCAAGAGTTAGAAATTGAACCCCCCCTCAGTCCCCCCCTTGCTAAGGGGGGGAAGCAAGAGTTAGAAATTGAACCCCCCCTCAGTCCCCCCCTTGCTAAGGGGGGGAAGCAAGAGTTAGAAATTGAACCCCTGATGGAGGGTGAGAAACAAGAGTCGAATTCTCCTTCTCCCCCCCTTAGCAAGGGGGGGCCGGGGGGGGTGAATTCCCCAATTACTCTCGCCGGAATGGATAGCAGCGATGGTTTAGCTGATGCGATTGTTCAAGTTTGTCGGGCTAGCGGTGTTGGTGCAAAAGTCGATCGCACGAAAATACCAATTCCACCTATTTTAAACGAAATCGTCTCAACCGAGAAGGCTCTGGATTGGGCGTTGTACGGTGGCGAGGATTTTGAGTTAGTGTTGTTTTTGCCGATCGACCGTGCTAAACTATTTGTCGAACAAATCGGTGATGGTTGTGCGATCGTCGGAATCACTACTGATAGCACGGATATTTGGTTGACTGATAGCACTGGAATTTGCCCTGATGTGGCATTGGAGATCGATCGAGGATTTCAACACTTCTAAATTCTCTCTTAGGCGGCGGAGTCAGAAACCGGGTTTTTACGAAAATCCTTAATTCTGGCGCACAGATTCAGGAAAAAACCCGGTTTCTTTGGCCTTAATGGGTAATTGTTGAGTTTTATTCTTGTTCGGTGGGCGATCGTACTTCTGCCGCCTGCCGTAAACTATCATTAACTGGTGCACTTTGGGAATCCGGCAATCTCGGAGGTTCAGACTGACGCCGAAACCATCTAAAATTACCCTTAATCTTCCATGCGCCATTAATCCAGGCCACGAATCCAGAAACCACGAGCACAGCCAACAGACTCCACACCAGACTAACTATAGCGGGATGCAGCACATCCCCTTTTTGAGGTATTCTGAACACGATGTCTCTTTCTACATAAGCTGAAACCGCAGACACCACAATGCCTCCAGCCCCTAAGCCAGTACCGAGTATTTGAATTGTTCTTTCCAAAGAGCGATCGATTTCTGCTTGTTCAATATCTACAATCCCCGCTACCAAGTCTACCGCAATTTTAATCAAATCTGTGCCATGTTTGAAATAGCCTAAATCACCCTGAATTTGTCTTTGAAAATACGGACAATTTCTGTCAACAAAGAACTTGAATGTTGTTAATGTTGTTAAATCTTCTGTGGGGATTTCCCACTTGTTACCGATTTGAGACAGCTTTTCTTGATAATTGTAAACGTGAATGTTTATCGTATTGTTAAAATCTTCCAAACATTCTAAAAGTCTTTGATAAGTCAAGCTTTCTAGCAGTAGCTCTTTGAGTTGGCTTTTGAGATATACTAAAGACTCATCGATATCAACATTTTTCGGGTTGTCAGGATTATTTGGCTGTCCAAGCTGAGTTACTTCGGCAATTCTTGTTTCTAAGCTGGCGATCGTCCCATCAATCTTAGCATATTCCTGCTTCAGTAGAGTGTGATTTATGCGACTATCAAGAAAAGCTTTGGTGATTTTGTGGCGGTGATAAAATAATTCAAACAAAGGTTGCAGAATCTGTCCTAATTTTTCCTCAATCTCATCATCAACCAAATAAACAAAGACTTGCAGTTGACTTTTGGGCGAACTATATTCAAAAATTGGAGAATCCAGTAACTCTGTATTGCGACAAAAACTTGGACGCACAGATGCTTGTGGGAAGAGATTCTTTAAACAGTCATCCGCAACTTGGCCGAGGTATTGTTTAGTTGGATTTTGATAGGTTTGGGATTTGTAAGTGATAAAAATAGTCTGTCCCAGCCAATCTTCATAATTATCAGCAACCAGGAGATTGTTCTCATTGAATTGTTGTAATTGTGTGGTTTCTAGGTTTTTATTTTCATCGGTTTCTGGGCTACCAATTCTCGCTAAAATTCCTTCGCTATCATCCAGACGGCAAAACTTAAAGGAACCATCAATCTGATTGGAATGCGAGAATTTCTTGACTCTAGTCAGGGGATAACCGAGGTTAGCTTGGGAAAAGATTAGCTCTTTTTCGGGGCTGAAATGTTGCCAAAGACTATTCGCCCAAGTCCAGATATAATTAGCTGCTGTTTTGCTGCTTTTTTGGCTGAGTTGGTAGCTGTAGATGTAGACTTGGGGATGGTCAATTTTTAGCATCAGCAGGAGAGATATTTGAGGCTGCTTTAATACGTTTTTTCAAATTTCCTTCTAGCTTTTCGATATCGGGATATTCATTTTTTACCGTTTCATAACCCGGTGTGATTTCTGCTTCGACATCATCTAAGTTTTTTCTGGTCAGACATTTAATCGCATCTCTGATATCTCTAAACTCTTTGTATAGTTTATTGATAGCATCTTCTACAGTATCATTATCAGCGCCAGATTCTGCTAAGGGGAGGACTTCGGCGAGCAATTTTTCGATGAAAGGGGGAGTAAGAATTGCGGGGGCGGTGGTAATGGCGTTGTAGATTTGGGATAAGATATCGACTTCATTCATGATTTTACCTCGCAAATGGATGTTGTTGGAATTAGAAATTAGGCAAGTGTTACACTTCTATCAAGTTGTAAGGTGCGTCAGTTTTAAGGCTAGCAATAAAAATTAGGGTTTTCGCAACTGACGCACCCTACTAATTTTAGTGTATGTCGATTGACAGTTGACAGTTGACAGTTGACATTGTACAAATAGATTGTGCGTCATATTGTAGGCTGGGGCGGGTTTATAGAATCTCTGGTTTTGATCGGAGATGGTTGGTTAACCTGCCCCTACAATATTGACACATTCACATTATAAACCGATCGCACAAAACGCTCCCCAATGATAAACATCGCCATAGGGTTGTTCGTCATCATTGTAGCCTTTTAATTCCTTGACGATCTGTTTTTTCTGCTCTGCATCGAAACTATCCGATTCGTTTACCCATGATACCAAATCTGGAGTCGCGGCAGACTTAAACCAGCGCTGGGTATCGTGGAGGGCTTTACCGATGCTAACTCCGGGTTTGAGCAATTCATAGAATTTTACCATGATTAAGGCGGTGGAGAGGTCGTTGACAGCCCAAAGACTGGCTAGGGTTCCCAT
This genomic window from Microcoleus sp. bin38.metabat.b11b12b14.051 contains:
- a CDS encoding GerMN domain-containing protein — translated: MKDGQEVRRVPTAVIAGVCGLALVTGGGIAWWTANRSPTSTDTNSAAPTTAPALSPSPAQSPAVIIPVPLPTRVQGPTAQTPAPQVQTPAPQIQTPQVLAPQALAPKSPQPKPLPQNAGQTVQVYWVKDANGKFQGVPTKVAIAQADKPEATLQAAFNSLLAGPKDGTVSSEIPKGTKLRSLSVKNDGVYVDLSSEFTSGGGSTSMTSRLGQVIYTATSLKPNTKVWISVEGKPLELLGGEGLEVAQPSTRQIFDKNFPVR
- a CDS encoding metalloregulator ArsR/SmtB family transcription factor, whose translation is MLIFRDHFSPVSLMQSSQPVPQEVVQQVAEYFSILSEPMRLRILNLLRDGEKCVQELVEATQTSQANVSKHLKLMLQAGILTRRSEGTSAYYKVQDELIFELCTMVCDRLASRIEQQALNFRAFSLTVKP
- the accB gene encoding acetyl-CoA carboxylase biotin carboxyl carrier protein is translated as MQLDLNQLCELLTVLDKTGISELTLKSGELELTVRKGILAEPGNAAALSATAAPTSVAPIALEAVASPTAAPPPAAAQNLAAAGTQPPAAAPAAVPAAVPAPVDTKWVPIISPMVGTFYRAAAPDEPPFVNVGDRISVSQTVCIIEAMKLMNEIDADEVSGQVMEILVQNGQPVEYGQVLMRINPD
- the efp gene encoding elongation factor P → MISSNDFRTGVSIEWNNGVWRVIEFLHVKPGKGSAFVRTKLKNVQTGNVVEQTFRAGETMPQANLEKNVMQHTYKEGDRFVFMDMETYEESTLTAKQIGDRVKYLNEGMEVSILRWNEQIMEVELPNSVVLEVKQTDPGVKGDTATGGSKPAIVSTGAQVMVPLFISIGERIRIDTREDKYLGRE
- a CDS encoding peptidylprolyl isomerase, coding for MLHSYNLSIETCKRWVKTLALAVLLFALSLSFSAVSHAKRPSSSMPAGNAITDGRALLRYALPLDNQTVRELQISLEDIGNHIRSKRWGPISSDVSKASRILNLRESDILASVPDAKQPSAEALVVRVKEGVAELEKAVEAKDREKVIDLKAKILGSVGEIEELMVTEFPFEVPAKYANLPQLKGRATVAVETEKGTITLVLDGYSAPVTAGNFVDLVDRGFYDGLPFIRSEESYVLQTGDPEGKEEGFIDPGTGKYRSVPLEVLVRDEKQPVYGITLEDAGRYRDEPVLPFSAFGTVAMARAEAEPDSGSSQFFFFLFEPELTPAGLNLLDGRYAVFGYVVEGKEVLEQLKQGDKIVSAKVIKGKENLVPPQV
- a CDS encoding DUF3466 family protein: MSVRKKSIDSQIDKQGTCSLPKSEVQDMQKLKKRLEQTDWSGFVQSCLSLTAFTVLGFSAVEPVSAASLHTGFASYAITDLGQTNAYGIANSGQVLVSNGVAGVWDNGQITEIKDTTWAYQMNSSGQVVGRYLSENWTDNAYVWENGQRTDLGYFGGISSSASDINDAGQIVGKFNTTTEKFNPFLWQNGEMIDLGTLGFNGGAMGINNQGQVVGYSGLALHVTHAFQWENGNMIDLGTLPGYNGSIAYDINDSGQAIGYSSNSATRQSHATLWSNGEILDLGTLGGNMSAAIAINNKGQVAGFDTVSGNGGANHAFIWEDGEMADLNSLIDQDSGWFLQQVSGINDSGQIVGQGINRATGQSHAFLLNPICGSSQRNPLLPDSFEDGWHTFNNVVSRKWFDPPTAAGFTFKIGDAVANASSGGTGDGCIIDKSPIAFTPNPTEPSLFTKILGLPSGIDADELFSVVVGGREIGKFKPNEVVDFVALLGYGVSEFRVAGIDAAIDPKNPLAFPIKLESNRDKFSFKMRADSAEAVPEPSEIAGIVTSAAFFAGLVLKRKRKLAAIGSAIEIGD
- the thiL gene encoding thiamine-phosphate kinase; amino-acid sequence: MLIKDIGEQGLLRILQKFCPAEIVGDDCAVLPTNPHQSLAVTTDMLVDGVHFSDRTTGPYYAGWRAAAANLSDLAAMGARPLAVTVGLAVAADTAVDWVEEFYRGMTACLEVYHTPIVGGDVVRSPVVSVAITAFGQVEENRTICRSKARSNWAIVATGFHGASRAGLELLLNPEFGQNLEKGDRDFLILAHQRPKPRLDVLPILWEILDAAGAMEPPLSPPLAKGGKQELEIEPPLSPPLAKGGKQELEIEPPLSPPLAKGGKQELEIEPLMEGEKQESNSPSPPLSKGGPGGVNSPITLAGMDSSDGLADAIVQVCRASGVGAKVDRTKIPIPPILNEIVSTEKALDWALYGGEDFELVLFLPIDRAKLFVEQIGDGCAIVGITTDSTDIWLTDSTGICPDVALEIDRGFQHF